One Littorina saxatilis isolate snail1 linkage group LG10, US_GU_Lsax_2.0, whole genome shotgun sequence DNA window includes the following coding sequences:
- the LOC138978036 gene encoding glycosyltransferase 8 domain-containing protein 1-like — MVVSNVKKVLLVLLVVWIGTLSYIWLPGIVPDFLHLRNKAAADEKDARLKDALGKFLNLGIGNASLEHASKGTEEAVHVVIASDSNTLGGMIALINSIVSNTKSLVFFHLITDKASSEHLKTWLMKSKLQSINYEIKEFPVEWVEGKIKVRGGREELANPLNYARYYLPKLFPNIEGRVVYIDDDCIVQGDVKHLYDMKMHPGTLASFSEDCMGVNKRITLLQNVYADFFDLKNKHFMELNIKPTACSFNTGVFVTNLTDWRKHNITHQLEHWLELNTKEELYGNERGGGGSQPPMMLVFYKKYTPMDQLWHVHFLGWNVRRIYGKQYIKSAKLLHWNGRSKPWGRNAAFQDSWDRYFLPDPTKQFQPVRKGIL; from the exons ATGGTTGTCTCTAACGTCAAGAAAG TTCTGCTGGTGCTGTTGGTGGTGTGGATTGGAACACTGAGCTATATCTGGCTTCCAGGCATCGTTCCCGACTTCTTGCACCTGCGCAACAAAGCTGCTGCAGACGAAAAAG ATGCAAGGCTAAAAGATGCCCTGGGCAAATTCTTGAACCTTGGGATTGGGAATGCCTCATTGGAACATGCATCAAAGGGAACAGAGGAGGCGGTGCATGTTGTGATTGCGTCTGACAGCAACACGTTGGGTGGAATGATCGCTCTCATCAACAGTATTGTCTCCAACACAAAATCCCTGGTCTTTTTTCATCTGATCACTGACAAAGCCTCCAGTGAGCATCTCAA GACGTGGCTAATGAAGAGCAAGCTGCAAAGCATCAACTACGAGATCAAGGAATTCCCCGTGGAGTGGGTGGAAGGAAAGATTAAAGTCAGAGGCGGCCGAGAAGAGTTGGCAAACCCT CTGAACTACGCACGCTACTACCTGCCTAAGCTTTTCCCCAACATTGAGGGTCGTGTGGTCTACATtgatgacgactgcattgttcAAG GTGATGTCAAACACCTGTACGATATGAAAATGCACCCGGGCACCTTAGCTTCCTTCTCTGAGGACTGTATGGGCGTGAACAAGCGCATCACGCTCTTGCAG aATGTGTATGCAGACTTCTTTGACCTGAAGAACAAGCACTTCATGGAGCTCAACATAAAGCCCACGGCCTGTTCCTTTAACACAGGCGTCTTCGTCACCAATCTCACCGACTGGCGCAAACACAACATCACCCACCAGCTAGAGCACTGGCTGGAACTTAACACTAA AGAAGAGCTGTATGGGAATGAGAGAGGAGGGGGTGGTTCACAGCCCCCAATGATGCTGGTCTTCTACAAGAAGTACACTCCAATGGATCAACTGTGGCATGTTCACTTCCTGG GCTGGAATGTGAGACGCATCTACGGCAAGCAGTACATCAAGAGCGCCAAGCTGCTTCACTGGAACGGCCGCTCCAAGCCATGGGGTCGTAACGCCGCTTTCCAGGACAGCTGGGATCGCTACTTTCTCCCCGACCCCACCAAGCAGTTCCAGCCTGTCAGGAAGGGTATACTGTAG
- the LOC138978006 gene encoding uncharacterized protein isoform X1: MSIYQRLTHVTTTLLSVLSSITGAEIYVSRVNKWIDVQNQRASKAYNGIMELYGRAKQKLASLNPKERNTLVISGLVFFLCLVLAFRDEHSVCRLVVLPCLRFIFMTLFLIIFWIVFLLFQACCFILFFLQSTVVFTFDALAFVFYCLASLGAAFCSGLFKVLEFLLSSVLEGLFQGASFVWRSLANAGAAVIVGGMGLAGLVATVAASTMVLLPLLLQGGLIAAGVIVLANPTLRDQVFTKLRPEIDRVQELSKEKLAVVTVSCIVLVFFVLPVGAVRVVAALVLGAMIICHLVLWNQAFLKRVLATVPGLRAFERIIGQQSLVLALIILLCISLYLMYLYSSCKDMSERGSFSP; this comes from the exons ATGTCTATCTACCAGCGATTGACCCATGTAACAACCACGTTACTCTCTGTCTTGTCTTCCATCACAG gtgcCGAAATCTATGTGTCTCGCGTCAACAAATGGATCGACGTACAAAACCAACGTGCCAGCAAGGCTTACAACGGAATCATGGAACTGTATG GTAGAGCTAAACAGAAGCTGGCATCACTCAACCCAAAGGAGAGGAACACGCTTGTGATCAGTGGACTCGTCTTCTTCCTGTGCTTGGTGCTTGCCTTCAGAGACGAACACAGCGTCTGTCGTCTCGTTGTGCTCCCGTGTCTGCGCTTTATTTTCATGACCCTTTTCTTGATCATCTTTTGGATTGTGTTCTTACTTTTCCAGGCCTGCTGTTTCATACTGTTTTTTCTCCAGTCTACCGTGGTTTTTACCTTCGACGCGCTGGCTTTTGTATTCTACTGTTTGGCTAGCTTAGGCGCTGCCTTTTGTTCTGGTCTCTTCAAGGTTCTCGAGTTTTTGTTAAGCTCCGTGTTGGAGGGTCTGTTCCAGGGTGCAAGCTTTGTGTGGAGGAGTCTGGCTAATGCAGGTGCTGCAGTTATTGTTGGTGGCATGGGGTTGGCTGGCCTTGTCGCGACGGTCGCTGCCAGCACCATGGTTCTGTTACCGCTTCTGTTACAGGGAGGGCTCATTGCTGCTGGTGTGATTGTTTTAGCAAACCCAACATTACGGGACCAAGTTTTCACCAAGCTGAGGCCAGAGATTGATAGGGTTCAAGAGTTGAGTAAAGAGAAGCTGGCTGTGGTCACAGTGAGTTGTATTGTTCTGGTCTTCTTTGTGCTTCCTGTAGGTGCCGTGAGAGTGGTGGCCGCTCTGGTGCTGGGAGCAATGATCATTTGTCATTTAGTGTTGTGGAACCAAGCATTTCTGAAACGGGTCTTAGCGACGGTGCCGGGTCTTCGTGCATTTGAAAGGATCATTGGACAACAGAGCCTGGTCCTTGCGCTGATCATACTTCTTTGCATTTCCCTGTACTTGATGTATTTGTATAGCTCGTGCAAagacatgagtgaacgtgggagtttcagcccatga
- the LOC138978006 gene encoding uncharacterized protein isoform X2, with protein sequence MELYGRAKQKLASLNPKERNTLVISGLVFFLCLVLAFRDEHSVCRLVVLPCLRFIFMTLFLIIFWIVFLLFQACCFILFFLQSTVVFTFDALAFVFYCLASLGAAFCSGLFKVLEFLLSSVLEGLFQGASFVWRSLANAGAAVIVGGMGLAGLVATVAASTMVLLPLLLQGGLIAAGVIVLANPTLRDQVFTKLRPEIDRVQELSKEKLAVVTVSCIVLVFFVLPVGAVRVVAALVLGAMIICHLVLWNQAFLKRVLATVPGLRAFERIIGQQSLVLALIILLCISLYLMYLYSSCKDMSERGSFSP encoded by the exons ATGGAACTGTATG GTAGAGCTAAACAGAAGCTGGCATCACTCAACCCAAAGGAGAGGAACACGCTTGTGATCAGTGGACTCGTCTTCTTCCTGTGCTTGGTGCTTGCCTTCAGAGACGAACACAGCGTCTGTCGTCTCGTTGTGCTCCCGTGTCTGCGCTTTATTTTCATGACCCTTTTCTTGATCATCTTTTGGATTGTGTTCTTACTTTTCCAGGCCTGCTGTTTCATACTGTTTTTTCTCCAGTCTACCGTGGTTTTTACCTTCGACGCGCTGGCTTTTGTATTCTACTGTTTGGCTAGCTTAGGCGCTGCCTTTTGTTCTGGTCTCTTCAAGGTTCTCGAGTTTTTGTTAAGCTCCGTGTTGGAGGGTCTGTTCCAGGGTGCAAGCTTTGTGTGGAGGAGTCTGGCTAATGCAGGTGCTGCAGTTATTGTTGGTGGCATGGGGTTGGCTGGCCTTGTCGCGACGGTCGCTGCCAGCACCATGGTTCTGTTACCGCTTCTGTTACAGGGAGGGCTCATTGCTGCTGGTGTGATTGTTTTAGCAAACCCAACATTACGGGACCAAGTTTTCACCAAGCTGAGGCCAGAGATTGATAGGGTTCAAGAGTTGAGTAAAGAGAAGCTGGCTGTGGTCACAGTGAGTTGTATTGTTCTGGTCTTCTTTGTGCTTCCTGTAGGTGCCGTGAGAGTGGTGGCCGCTCTGGTGCTGGGAGCAATGATCATTTGTCATTTAGTGTTGTGGAACCAAGCATTTCTGAAACGGGTCTTAGCGACGGTGCCGGGTCTTCGTGCATTTGAAAGGATCATTGGACAACAGAGCCTGGTCCTTGCGCTGATCATACTTCTTTGCATTTCCCTGTACTTGATGTATTTGTATAGCTCGTGCAAagacatgagtgaacgtgggagtttcagcccatga